AGTCCTGAGGAAATGCACACAATGAAGTGGATTGTTACCATGATGACAAAGcacttttcagattttttttttaatttttttttttaaacttaatgATCTAAACTATCATAACTGCATTTTTTCTTGTAGATCAGACAGGAGGAGCAAATGTGCCTTCAGCCAATGTGCCCGTGGCACCTGGTGAGAGTTGAATTCAATATATTTCACAACCTTATTAAGCACATTGACAACTCTTCAAAGAatcttaaaagtaaaaaaaaaaaaaaaaatcagtgcagTGACATATGAGTCACTTCTCCCTAGATCAACATGTTTTCATTCTCCTCACTTCATGTATCATGTATCTGATCATATGATCTGTACAGGTGcagatatttgatattttatcagATTTTCTCTTCCTCCCTTCAACATGATCTCACTGGCCCTCATCCAGGAAATAAAGTTTATCCTACACCAGCAGCAGGTAAAGACATAAACATGAATAATGTGTATAGAGTTCACATATTGTAAGTAAGCATGTTCTTCTCTGCTGCAGGCTATGTGCCACCTCAGGTCCCAATGGTCATGCCAGTCCCAGACAGACCGCTGGGCTGTCCACCAGGTTTGGAGTACCTGACCCAGGTGAATTTAAAGTATTCTCacaattaaacatttacattcactatagagaaaaaaacattgttcataTATGAACCTTTCTCTAGAATCTGTGTTATAGGATTAAAGGAATGGGAATCATGAAGAATTTAATGGTTCCGATTCAGTTCTTTTAAACAATTCCAGTTCctaacaattttttaaatacttgtaataaaatctgtctgtctgtctgtctgtataccATTATGCCCATGAAGAGTCCACATAAGAATAGCAAACCGCTGTATATGTgtgtagaaaaaataaaaataaaaataaaataaatatatatatatatatatatatatatatatatatatatatatatattttttttttttttaattttttttttttcaaatgatgaGATCATTTAAACTGCATGTAACTTTTGGGCCTTGGGTCTTTGGCTCTGCTTCTCTCTGTGTGGGTGAATGTGGTTTATGGCATTATGGACATCTTATAAGTACAGATGGACAAATAATACACTCTATGCCTATATTAAGTTCTACAATGCTGCTTATCTCAGGTTGACCAGCTTCTAGTTCATCAGAAAGTGGAAGTAATGGAAGGTAATGTTTGGCCACTGATTGCACTAGAAACAATTTTCTAAACCCCTGTCACATGACTACAAATGCTCTCTTTCTCTTACAGTTCTCATGGGATGGGAGACCAATAATCAATATGTGGTGAAAAATAGTTTAGGACAGCAGGTGTTTTTTGCTGCTGAGGAGAGCGATTTTTGTACTCGCATGGTCTGTGGACCAGTGCGCTCCTTCCTGCTTCATGTCCAGGATAACGTGGGACAGGAAGTGATGGCTTTATCCCGCCCCCTTAACTGCGGTAGTTGTTGCTTTCCTTGCTGTCTGCAAGAGGTACAGTACAACATGACCACTTCACCATTCACTGTTTCATACATATTAGCCCAAAGTTTTGCATCCTGCTTTGCATTCCTTTATACCCAAATAAAAAGGATAAGTGATtataaatattggaaaaatatCTATGTTGCTGTCTTAGCATGTCAGTACTGCCTCATATATTTCAGATGGAGGTTCAAAGCCCCCCGGGCAGCCCAATTGGTTATGTTATACAAAGCTGGCATCCTTTCTTGCCGAAGTTCACCATACAGAATGAGAGAAAAGAACCTGTTCTGAAGATTGTGGGGCCGTTCTGTGACTGCAAATGTTGTTCTGATGTTA
This portion of the Onychostoma macrolepis isolate SWU-2019 chromosome 02, ASM1243209v1, whole genome shotgun sequence genome encodes:
- the LOC131524366 gene encoding phospholipid scramblase 1, with translation MVMPVPDRPLGCPPGLEYLTQVDQLLVHQKVEVMEVLMGWETNNQYVVKNSLGQQVFFAAEESDFCTRMVCGPVRSFLLHVQDNVGQEVMALSRPLNCGSCCFPCCLQEMEVQSPPGSPIGYVIQSWHPFLPKFTIQNERKEPVLKIVGPFCDCKCCSDVNFEVMSLDESSVIGRISKQWTGFEAEAFTDADNFGLQFPMDLDVKIKAVILGACFLIDFMYFEHTQKQE